Below is a genomic region from uncultured Sunxiuqinia sp..
AATATTTTTCAGATTGAATGAAGTCAGGTATTTAGCAAATGCCCCTTTTGAAACAATAAATTCTGAATTTTGAATGCTAATGTTTTGTATCGGACTTTTGGAATTTCCTAATAATACAAATGCTCTTCCGCATTCTTTAACATGAACGCTGTCAATTTGCACATCGAAAATAATAGGCGAAGGTTCCTTGGTTCTTAAAATTCTGGCATATAAAAATGACCCTTGAATTTTTTCTGCATGAATATTCTTTATAAAAACGTTGTTGATTTTTACATCCTGTTGGCCGTAGATACAAATACCAGCTTCCGCTGAGTTAAATTGAAGGTCTGAAAAGAAAAATACGGTTAATTCCTTTGTTCGATTTAGAACTGAAAATAATGGGTGTATAGGTAATATTTTTAAAAATGCTGTTTTGTATAACAATGTTGCCTGATGGTTTATTGTTTGGAATATTGATACTTCCTGACAGTATTTTTATCCCTTCCTCAATATCCTCAATTTGCATGTTGTCAACAACAATGTTTTGGCTGCTTTCTATAGCTATTCCTATTTGATTGTAACCTTTACTTTTTATCAATCCATTTTTTAAAGGTGATGTTGATTGCTCAATACCGGATGAATGGAAAAATAGGGCGTATTAAGAATGCTTACACCTTCAATATTTATTCGTGAACATTCATAAAAAAGCCATCAGGTCAGGTCGAAGAGAATGTCCTTTTCCAAATTTACGATTAGTAACTTTAATCTTTTTATCATTCAATTCCTTTAACAATCCATTATCTGCTTTTTCGTTGTATTTCATGTTTTTCCAAACCGGATTATTTCCCTGTCCATCAATTATCCCTTTTCCGCTAATTTTTATGTCGGATTGATTTCTGGCATATATCATAGATGAAAAATTCATACATGGTCTGCCACTAAACCAAGTATATTTTAAAGGATATAAATCAAGGTCAGGAATAAATTTTATAGTAGTTCCTTCATCCAAAAACAGTTCAACTTTACTTTTTAATTCTATAGCACCGGAATTGTAAACACCATTGGATAATATCAACGTTCCGCCTCCTTTTTCTGAGACCAAATTAATGGCTTCCTGAATTTGTTGGGGTGAATTGATTTTTACTAAATCTGCTATATAAAAAGTATCTGTAGGAATAATGGCTTCCATAATTTCAGCCTTTATTGAGTCAGCATAACTCCAACCAATAGCAGATGTACTTGAATTATCCTTATTGCTATTATTATTCTGACAAGAAAGAATTGCCAGACTTAGGAATAAAAAACAGATAAATGGCTTCATAAAATTATTTTTCTCAAAAGTACGGTTAAACCTCACAAATAAACTGTTAAAACCTGTCAATAACAGTCATTGACCTGTGAATTAACAACTGTGACATCAGTTATAAAATGATTTTGTATTTTTAAAGAATGAGCAATCATATTGATGTAGAGATTTGGCTACAAAAGTTATCACTGAGTAGATTTTTCACTTCTAATAAAGATGTGGAACTGTTGCGTTACTTGATTCGCTCTACTCAGGAAGGAAAGAGTTTAAAAGAAACCATTATTGCAATTGATTTCTTTGGTAAAGATTCATCATTCGACCCGGGTTCTGATTCAATTGTACGTTCCAATATTTATAATCTTAGAAAAAAACTTGAATCCTATTATTTGGAAGCAGGTCAAGAGGATTCTGTAAAGTTTGTAATTCCCAAAGGTCAATACCAGGTTACTATCGAAATGATAGAAAATACGGCCAAAACACAGGTTGATAAAACTTCTTACTATAAAAAATACGGATTAAGAACACTTCTTCTGATTTCCACATCGGCTATGTTCGTTTTTGCGTTTTTATATTTCAATAATAATGCAAAAACCGACAATCAAATAAGTACAAAGAGAAGTCCGATATGGAGTTATTTTGCACACTCAGAGAATTCATTACTAATTGTATTGGGCGATTACTTTATGATGCAAAAAACAGAATTTCCCGATAGCAGTTATTCCTTTGTTCGTAATCCTGACATAAATACCCAAACTGAGTTTTTTAATTTTTTGGAAGAGAATCCTGAACAAAAAAATAAGTTAAAGAAATTAGGTCAAAACTATTTTGGAGAAGAAATCCCGAAATGTTTTTTACAGATATTACAAGTTTTTCAAGGTATTGATAAACAAATCAAAGTAAAGTACGCTTCTGAATTGTCCTTATCAGATATTCGTGAAAACGATTTGATTTTTATTGGTGATTATAGCACTTTAAATGTTTTAAAACCTTTTTTTGAAAAAACTGGTTTTCGATATTCTATCTCTCCACAGTCAGTTTATATTTTAGGGAAACAGAACGACACCATCGAATATTATTATTTAGACAATCCTAATCAATCGGTTTTTCAGAATGACTATGCAACCATTGCCAGTGTTATATCCTATCCGGGTAAAAGAATACTTTTTTTAAATTCATTTTTACCATTTGGAAAATCTGAGGCTTTGTTTAAACTTCAAGAACCTGCTTTTGTTTCAGAACTGAATGATACCATTTCAAATTTTCCTCAAGAATGGAGTATGCTCATAAAAATATCGGGGCTTCAATCAAGTGGGTTTTATTACGAAATTTTAAACTTTTCTGAATAATCTAATTTGCAGGGGTGCGTCGGCAAGAAAACAGCTCTTCCCGCAAAAAAAATGGTTGAGGCGCTGGCTTGTGCGTTTTTGCGGGATGTGCTGTTTTGAGCGGTGGGGTTTCCTCTTTCTTTGTGCGGGGGGAGAAAAAACAAAATAAATTCCCTCGCATCGCACCGCCCTATCAACGGAGCACCAATCCAATCAATCCGTTTTTGTAATTATTTCAATTCTCTTTTATCGTGTCAATGTGTCAAATTGGTGGTTCTCCACACTTGCTTACAACGGCTACGTATATGAAACGTTTGGCATTTCGGAGAGCAAACCTGTCAAAAAGTTACAATTTTCACTAAATGTAACAGTCTTAATATTAGCACTATACACCAAATGTTTTATATACTTTGTTAGCAACTGGCTATTCTATTCTTCAGTCAACTATCAACAAAATTAATAAAACATTTCATCTTGAGAACGCCCATGTCAATGGTAAGATTGATGAATCAATACTTTTATAGTAACTGGCAAATATGCAGATTAGCTAGAAGACGCGAGGTTCAATTATTCCAATATGCGAATAACTATGAAAAAGACAGAAAGACGCAAATATTGTCGTACCTTAAAAAAAATATAAAATTATGTCAAAAGGAAAAGATTCAAAAGGTAAAAGCGACAAAAAAGAACCTGCAAAATCGCTAAAAGAAAAAAGAGCTGATAAAGTTTCAAAACGCAAAGAAAAAAAATCGGAATAGCAACAATGCATTAACATAATAAATGTCCGTGATTTGCTTTTAAAGATGAATAATAGCAATGTCATTGACATTTTTTTTCACTATCGAATAAGATTAATTTTTAGCTATGAAATATACTTTTCTTGCATCTTACCCACCTAGAGAATGTGGTATTGGTACCTTTACCAACAATTTATTCAAATCAATTTTAAACAGTGACAATAATGAGAATGAGGGTTTTATTGTTGCTTTGAGTGACCATGATGTAATTTATAAATATCCTGAAGAGGTAAAATTAGTTATTCGACAAGATCATCAAATAGATTATTTAGAAGCGGTAGAATACATAAACCTAAGTGGGGCCGATGTTTGTGTACTTGAACACGAATTTGGCATTTTTGGCGGACGAGATGGCGATTACATACTTCCGTTATTACATAAATTAAAAATTCCGCTTATAGTTACGCTGCATACCATACTTAAAACACCATCGGATAGTCAAAAAGCGACTTTATGTAAAATTTGCCAAATAGCAGATAAAGTAGTGGTAATGAGCCACAAGGCTATAGAATTTTTAGTTGATGTTTATAATGTACCAAAAGAAAAAATTGCGCTGATTGAACATGGGGTTCCCGACATTCATTTTAAACCAGAAAATTGCCGTAAAGAATTTAAACTTGGAGAAAAGAAGGTGTTATTCACTTTTGGTTTTTTGGGACGAAACAAAGGCGTTGAAACAGTTATTAAAGCATTACCTGAAATTGTTGAAAAACATCCCGATGTAATTTATATTGTACTGGGAAAAACCCATCCTAATGTTCTGCGCGAATCGGGTGAGGAATATCGTATTTCTCTTATGCGTATGGCAAAAAGTCTCAATGTGGAAAAGAATGTGGTGTTTCTTAACAAATTTCTCGACGAGCAAGAATTGTTTAAATATCTGTATGCCTGTGATGTATATATAACACCCTACCCACACGAAGCACAAATAACCAGTGGAACTCTTTCGTATGCGGTAGGAATAGGTGCCGGAGTTGTATCAACACCTTATTGGCATGCTGCGGAATTATTAGCAAATGGACGAGGAAAATTATTTAATTTCAACGATCCTTCTGATCTTTCATCTACATTATTAGATCTTTTCGATCATCCAGAAAAGTTGCAGGCAATAAAGCAGAGAGCGTATGATTATGGATTAGGTATTACCTGGCCCAAAACAGGAGATAAATACTGCAAAGTGGCACAAGAAATTGTGAAAGTTGCAGCCAAAGAGACAGAAGCAGTTCATAAAGAAATGGATCTTTTAGTTTTGCCGTCCTTCTCGCTCAAGCATATCAATAGAATGACTGATGATACAGGTATAATTCAACATGCAAAATTTGGAATTCCTAATTTAAAGGAAGGGTATTGTATGGATGATAATGCCAGAGCATTACTTATGGCAACAATGAATTACAGACAATTTAAAGACCCGCGTTCACTCGAATTATCTACTGTTTATTTGAGCTATATTCATTACATGCAAAATCCAAATGGTACATTTAGGAACTTCCTGAGTTTTAATAGAAATTTTCTTGATGAACTGGGCTCCGAAGATTCGTTTGCTCGTACTATTTGGGCGCTTGGTTTTTTATTGGGCAATTCACCAAATGATAGCTTCTACCAATCGGCAAAACAGATATTTTTTAATGCCACACCAAATTTCGAAAAGCTGCAATCAATAAGGAGCATAGCTAATACGATAATTGGCATAAGTTATTATCTTAAAAGGGCTCCCTCCGACGAGAACATGATTGAGAAGTTGCGACTGCTTGTAAATAAACTAATTAAGCATTACGATGAAAATAGCACACCCGATTGGCAATGGTTTGAACAAATAATTGCGTACGATAATGGTCTCTTACCTTTGGCTCTTTTACATGCTACAGAAATACTAAAAGACGATAAGGTTGCAAGTACCGCTTTTGAATCTATGAATTTTCTATCAGCGGTAACGTTAAAGGATAATTGCTTATCTGTTGTAGGAAATGAAAATTGGTATAAAAAAGGTGGTATTCGCTCAATATTCTCGCAACAACCGGTCGATGCTATGGCAATGGTTTTAATGTTTCATCAAGCATTTCATCTTACAAAAGATAAAGAATACATAAGGAAACTATATACATGTTTCTTGTGGTTTATTGGCGAAAACGATTTACAGTTAAACTTATACGACTTTGAAACTCATGGCTGCAATGATGGTTTTGATAAAGATGGTGTTAACCAAAACCAGGGAGCCGAAAGTACATTGGCTTATTTGATTTCATACTTAGCTGTTTTACAGGCGTACGAAGAATATAATAAAGTCGATTAAGTCTTAGATTTTTGTAATTCATCCAAGAGTTCATTTAGTTTAATAGTGGCATAGGTTGATGCGTAATCTGACATGGCATACGGTAAAATAAGCTTATCATTATGAATCATGGAACCGCAGGAATAAACAACATTTGGGACGTAGCCTTCTCTTTCATCTTCATTGGGCGATAATAACGGACTCTTCAATCTTCCAATTTCAATTTCAGGATTATCAAGATCAAACAACGATGCCCCTATAGCATATTCGCGCATAGGGCCAACACCGTGTGTTAACACCAGCCAACCTTTGTCGGTTTCTATAGGAGAACCACAATTGCCAATTTGAATCATTTCCCATGGAAACTTAGGCTTCTGTATTAACTTGGCTTCTCGCCAAATATTTATTGTATCTGAAAAGGCTATGTAATTATTGAATCCGTCCAAACGGCAAAGCATTGCATATTTTCCATTTATTTTTCTGGGAAACAATGCCATTCCCTTATTTTGTGCAATCTCACCATGAATTGGCAAACTATTAAAATGATAAAAATCTTTGGTGTAAAGTAATTTGGGTAAAATAGTACTGCCATTATATGCAGTGTAAGTTGCATAATACATTATTTCACCATTATCATCTGTAAACTTGACGAAACGGGCATCTTCGATACCATTTTTTTCATTAATTGAAACCGGAAAAATTACCCTTTCAGAAATGTTGGTATCTAAGGAAAATTGAAGTTCATAATGTGAAGAGGCCAGCCATACTATTTGACTAATCAATAACTCTTTATCGGCAGCCAGATGAAGACTGGCTCTTGCTTCTTGAGCACTTTTCCTGAGCTCTCCATATGTAAATGTATCACCGAGTTTGTCAAGTATCAATGCGGGGGGAACGATAGAATGAAAGTCCATTTCTTTCAGTTTGTTGGTAAACGATTTTTTATCGTAGATATGCCGTTTTATATGTTGAGCCTCTTCCAACATACTCCCCATGGGCTCTAAGGTAAGATTACCATTTTTGTCAAGAATTCCAGTTCTAAACACAATAGACGAAATGTGTCCTTCGCCTGTGGCTCTTAAACTTAATATAACTCTTTTTTCGTTGAGACTTAGCTCTGACTGGTAGGGATGTTCAACAATAGAAGGATTGAAAAGGGCAGCAGAATCAACGGAATACTCCATGGTAAAGTATGAACCAATTAGCATTCGCAACTTATTATCAAGCGAATTAGCATCCATATTTAGTTGTACAAATAAATGTGCAATTTTGTTAAAATGTCGTTCAAAGATAGCACTGATATTACGGTGTCGTAGTGAATAATCTCTCAGTACAGAACTTAAACTTAAACGTACTTCATTTTCCGTCATAGCTAGTACCGATTGTATGGTGGCAATTGCTCTTTCTTCGGTTGTAAATAAAAAGCGTGCGATAACTCTGGATGAGTCTGGAAGAAACTTTGTATTCTTTCTATTTACGGCAACTTGCATAGTTCTAATTTTTTTCTAAAGGTAGTGGCTTATAAATGATAACCTACTTTTTACTAAATTATCTCACGAAACTTACTATTTTATATTTAGAAAGATTTTCAATGTTGTATTTTGAGGTGATGTCTTCGCATGAGCATTGGCATTTCTGTCTATTTATTTTCAATTTATGCAGTGAGTTGTAATCGGAGCTGATGCTTGTTGCTAACTTTTTGACTATGAGCAGGCGGGCTTAAGAAGCACTTTCCTGTCAGCCGAGCCGAAAGTTAGTTAACAGTTTTATCGTTTCATTTTTCACTATCGCCCAGCTTGCTTATAGTTTTTGTTAGTGACTGCCCTTTTCTGTCATTATACTTGGTCGTCTGTTAGTTAAAAGACTGTCTAAATTCCAAAGGTGAAAGATTGGTTTTTGTCTTAAAGAGTTTGCTGAATGATTGAGGGTGTTCAAAGCCTAATTCATAGGCAATTTCACTTACTGACAAGCCTGTAGTTGATAATCTTTCCTTTGCTTTTTGAATAAGTTTACTGTGAATGTGTTGTTGTGTCGTTTGTCCTGTCAATGTTTTGAGTAAACTACCTAAATAGTTAGGAGATACATTCAGTAAGCCTGCAATATATCGTGCAGTCGGCAAACCTTTGTTTATTAAATCGTCATTGTAAAAATACTCGTTAAGAACATTTTCCACTCGTTCAAGTATTTGATGACTACTTTTCTTTCGGGTTATGAATTGTCGCTGATAAAAACGTTCGCAATAATTAAGCAACAATTCTATTTGTGCAATGATAATGTTTTGACTGAACTTGTCTATATTAGAATGATACTCCCTTTGGATATTCAAGAAAATGTCTGTAATAACGGTTTCTTCTTTTTCTGAGAGAAAAAGGGCTTCGTTTACAGCGTAGCCGAAAAAGTCGTATTGCTTAATATTCTTTGCCAAAGTTGTTTTCCAAATAAAATCGGGGTGAATAAGCAAAAGAAATCCTGTTGGCTTTACTTTTGGTTTTTCAACTGTGAGATGAACTAATTGTCCTGATGATACAAACGACAATAAGCCTTCATCAAAATCGTATTGCTGTTGTCCGTAATGAAATTTACCTTGTATGTTTCGTTTTAGCCCGATTGTATAAAAATTTTGTGCCCAACTGATTTCCTTTTCTTCGGTCTGATATTCCACCAATCCATAATCCACCAAACTAACCAACGGGTGTTCGGGTTTTGGCAAACCACTAATTTTGTGAAACTCGCTGATGGTATTAAATGTATGTATGCTTTTGTTTTTCATTCCCTGTTCAAATTAAAAAAAAGATAGAACGATTCCTGTTCTATCTCTTTTTAGTTTAGAATTTAAAAATTAGTTGATTTGCTCAACGTTTCATTAGCACTTAATTCATTTTGCAAAATGCCGATTTTGTTATTTGCCATTCCGAAAGCATCGCTACCCATAAAGAAGTGAAGTGGCGGATTTTCGCTTTCTGCTAATTGGATAAATGCAAGTGCCGCTTTTTCGGGGTCGCCAGGTTGATTACCGATAATTTGGGTGTCGTGAACTACTTCCAAATCTCTTGCTTCTTTGTATTCCGCAATCGGATTTTCGGCAAGACGAAGCGAACCTTGTAACAAAAAGTTTGTTTTGAAATACCCGGGGTAAACAATCGTTGACTTGATACCCAAAGATGCAGCCTCTGCTGAAAATGCTTCAGTTAAACCCGCAACAGCAAATTTTGTAGCGTTGTAAATCCCCCAACCAGGGAACGCACCCAAAAAACCTGCAATGGAAGAAATGTTGATGATGTGTCCCGATTTTTTGTTGCGTAAATGAGGCATTATATTTCTCATTACATTCAGCAAACCAAACACATTAGTGTCAAAGTTTTGACGAGCTTCTTTGTCGCTCAGTTCTTCCAAAGTGCCTAACTGTCCATAACCTGCATTGTTTACCACTACGTCAATAGTGCCGAATGTTTCCAATGTTTTGGCAATGGCATTTTGTACACTTGTTTCATCTGTTACATTTACTTCCAAAGGAAGAAAGTTTGCAGATGTTCCGACTTCTTTTTCCAAACTTTCAACAGTTCTGGAAGTTGCGACTACTTTGTAGCCTTCGTTTAACAGTCTTTTTACTAAGGATAATCCTAATCCTTTTGATGCTCCTGTTACGAGCCATACTTTTTTTGTGTCCATTTTTTTACATTTTTAATTAATAAATGACTGACACTGCAAAGATGGAAAGAGCATAAAGCGTGGAAGTAGTCAAAACAATGGTCGTTGTAGTCAAAACAACGATAAAGGGTTTCTAATCGTTATTTTTGAAAATTTTGAGTGGTAGGTGGGCTTTTCTGTCCGTTTTTTTCCGCCTGTTGATGTCTGCACGGTCGGTCAGGGTGTCTAGTCCTAGAATACGGCTACAGGTTAAACATTAATTTTAAGCTACATTTTTAAACACTGCGTTTGGTGTTTTATACCCTAAAGATAAATGAAGCCTTTTATTATTATATAGTTTAATAGCATTTTTTGTAGCACGTTTTGCATGGCTGGTTGAAAAGAAGCACTGGTCGAGATAGAACTCATCTTTTAAAATACCGTTAACTCTTTCAGCAACTGCGTTTTCATAACAATGATTTTCTTCTGTCATACTTATGTTTATTCCTTTTCTTTTTAACTCATTTACATACATATGGCTGCAATACTGCACCCCTCTGTCGGAGTGATGTATAAGTCCGGCCGCTGGTCTTGTATGCCACAGGGCCTTTTTGAGGGCCCGTAGGCATCCCGACAGCTCCAGGCTATCGCTGATGTCGTGTCCGATTATTTTCCGTGAATACAAGTCTGTAATCAGCGCTAAATAACAAAAGCCTTTTACGGTTCTGATGTATGTAATATCAGAAACCCATACTTGGTTTGGTTTTGTGATTTCCAACTCCTTGATAAGATTGTTGTATTTATGGAAATGGTGATATGAATTGGTTGTTTTAGCATACGCCCTTTTCCGTTTCACCAGCATATTATTCGCTCTGAGTATATTAAACAGAGAGTCCCTGCCAAGTTTAATCTGTTTGGCCTCAAAAGAGGGTTGTAGTGTTTCGTGTAGCTTACGTACGCCCACTCTGGGTTGCTCTTTGCGTTCTTCCTTTACAAGCTGTATTACTTGCGATTCAAGCGACTTGCAACGTTCCCAACGCTTAATGTATTTATAGAATGCATCGCGTTTTAGGTGGAATAGGGCACATACCTCCGACATGCTTGCTATACCCGTTTGTTTTGTTTTTGAGGAAGCTTTCATCAGGGCTTGATGTTTAAGTTTTTTTTTAGTTCCTCAACACTTTTGTAGCCTAAGTTTTCGGCAGCCACTTCCAAATAAGAATCTTGTACGAGCTTGTCTAAATCCTTTTTAATCAAGAGTTTTTTTAGCTGCTCGATTTCTTTTTGAAGTTCTTTTAAGCGGCTGATTTCATCTTTTGTTTGTACCATAATACGCGTATTCATTAAATCTTTGCGGTCATACTTTCGTATCCATTCATTGATTGTACTTGACTGTATCCCGTAAATCCGGGATAATTGTCTTTTTGAGTATTTACCCGTGCTAAGTTCGGCTAAAATTTTGAGTTTAAAACTCTCGCTGTAACGCCGTGTTACTCCATCATTTTTATACATATCTACTTTTTTAGTGTAGACATATTTTAGGACGACACAGGGTTGCCACTAACGGAAAATTGTATGAGTAGTAGCAGATTGCGGGGCACTTAACTGTCAAACAAGTAAAATGCCAATGCGGGATACTTGCCTAAACTTTAAGCACTTAACCCGCTATTACTTATACAAAATGTTAGCAACTGGGCTTTATTATTATTCTATTTAAAACCCAATTTACTTATTGGTTCACTTTTGAAATAATTGTAACATTATAACAATAACCAAAATCTTCGTAAAAGGATTGTAAAGAATACTTTCCCGTTTTATTGCACAAAAACTCAAAACTTGATATTTCACCCACTTTTACTTCGATAACTTTTACTAATTGATTGTTCTCTTTAAATGTCAGCTTTTCTTTAAGAATCCCAGCTGACTTTTTTGAGTTTCCACAAGTAAAACGATATAAAACATCTTTATTCAGAGTCAAAGAACACGAGCCTGTATGAGCTTTATCCTCTTTTTTTGAGCCGCCACATGCACTTATTTCTGTTGCATCATCACCAATTTTTAATTTAACTTCGTCATAAAGTCGTTCATCTATCGGATTTTGTGCATACAAAAAAACAGAGCAGACTATAAAGCTAATTGAAATTATTATTTTTTTCATTGTATTAATTTTTAAAAGTTAAAAACTGACTTTATAAAATGTATCGATACTATTTTCTATAGCTTAATTTATGAGCATCCAGCCCCTTTAATGAAAACCTGTTGCTCATTTACAATTAATTTGAAATTTAAAGACTTTGATAATTCTTTTAATATTTCACTAGTTGAAAGGGTATGAAAGTTTTCATTTACTCGACAATACCTTAGTTCGTTTGTTGATAGAGTTATCTCAATATTGTTTAGTTCCTCCAGCTTGTCTACAACAAAGTAAAACGGAGTGTTTTCAAAATGTAACTCTTCAGTTTTCCATGCAAGATAATTTAGGTCTTCAACTGGTCTTTGTACGATAGCTATTTCTGGCAAAATACTAGCTTCAAACCCATTGGATACAGATGTTTTTATGCTAATATCGGATTTCCATAAAATATCAACAACACCCATCGAAACGGTTAAAAGGGCATTTTTTGATTGTTTTCTTGCTTTTATATTGAAGTCTGATTGTTCTGCGAAAAAGACTCCATGAGGTGTTTGTATTTTGTATTGATTTTTGCCTTTTAATTCAAAATAAGCTTCACCGTTTATTTTTATCTTTCGTCCACTAATTTTAACATGCGTATTAATATTCATATAGATTTTGCTTCCATCACTTAATAGGATGTCTTTTTTCTGGTCTAATGCGCTAATATTAAGATTGTTTTGTCCTGATTTATTTGAAATAACAATCCCCATAGAAACAATTACAAGAATTACTGCGGCTGCAACCGACAACTTGATGTACCTAAAAGTGTGTTTTCTGTTCGAATATTTCCTTTGGTAATCTTCCCATCCCTTATTTACTTTCCAATGAATCTTTTCAGGGAAATTATCCATATTGGCTAACTTATTCCTAATTTCAATATCATTTTTATCTAAGTTCATGATTGTACGTAATTTTAATGATTTCTTGAAGTTTTAATCTTGCCCTTAATACATAAGACCTCGAAGTACTTTCAGAGATATACATCATTTCTGATATTTCTTGATGGTTATAGCCCTCTACCACAAATAAATTAAATGCAATTCGATATTTTGATGGTAGTTTTGTGATTAAATTGAATAACTCCTCTGCTTCTAAATTAATGACAGAATTGACAGTTATATGCTTAGTTTCATTTTCATTAAGTTCAACAAATGTTAGCTCCTTTCTTTTTCTTAGTAATTGTAAGCTTTCATTAATCATTATTCTTTTTATCCATGATAATAATTCATTTAATCCACCTTCCTTGAATTTATCCAACTGACTAAAAGCTTTATAGAATCCATCATTTAGAACCTCTGCTGTATCTTCTTCATTATTTAAATATCGATAAATTGTCAGGAACATTGATTTTGCATATGTCTTATAAAAGTACTCTTGTACCTTGTAGTCCTTTTTTCTTAGCTTATTTATGATGTCTTGTTCCAATTTTTACCAAATCTTAAATATTTGACTTCTTACTTTTATAAATGCAGAATATTGCTCTTTCGTTGCAAGAATGTCAAAAATTTTCTCAATTAAAATATTTTAATAGGATTGTGCAGTGTTATTTTAGCCTTGTTGCTAACGGTCACTTGTATGTGGTCGGGCGGGATTTCTGGAAGAAATCGTGTCAGACCCGCAGGAGGTGGCAACACTGGTTTGACTTGTCAAACCGAGATGAAACCCGCCTGCCATATTACAATTTGTTAGCGATTGTTTTTTTGTCATTTTTTAAATCCAGATTATTCAA
It encodes:
- a CDS encoding glycosyltransferase family 4 protein, producing the protein MKYTFLASYPPRECGIGTFTNNLFKSILNSDNNENEGFIVALSDHDVIYKYPEEVKLVIRQDHQIDYLEAVEYINLSGADVCVLEHEFGIFGGRDGDYILPLLHKLKIPLIVTLHTILKTPSDSQKATLCKICQIADKVVVMSHKAIEFLVDVYNVPKEKIALIEHGVPDIHFKPENCRKEFKLGEKKVLFTFGFLGRNKGVETVIKALPEIVEKHPDVIYIVLGKTHPNVLRESGEEYRISLMRMAKSLNVEKNVVFLNKFLDEQELFKYLYACDVYITPYPHEAQITSGTLSYAVGIGAGVVSTPYWHAAELLANGRGKLFNFNDPSDLSSTLLDLFDHPEKLQAIKQRAYDYGLGITWPKTGDKYCKVAQEIVKVAAKETEAVHKEMDLLVLPSFSLKHINRMTDDTGIIQHAKFGIPNLKEGYCMDDNARALLMATMNYRQFKDPRSLELSTVYLSYIHYMQNPNGTFRNFLSFNRNFLDELGSEDSFARTIWALGFLLGNSPNDSFYQSAKQIFFNATPNFEKLQSIRSIANTIIGISYYLKRAPSDENMIEKLRLLVNKLIKHYDENSTPDWQWFEQIIAYDNGLLPLALLHATEILKDDKVASTAFESMNFLSAVTLKDNCLSVVGNENWYKKGGIRSIFSQQPVDAMAMVLMFHQAFHLTKDKEYIRKLYTCFLWFIGENDLQLNLYDFETHGCNDGFDKDGVNQNQGAESTLAYLISYLAVLQAYEEYNKVD
- a CDS encoding glycoside hydrolase family 130 protein, which gives rise to MQVAVNRKNTKFLPDSSRVIARFLFTTEERAIATIQSVLAMTENEVRLSLSSVLRDYSLRHRNISAIFERHFNKIAHLFVQLNMDANSLDNKLRMLIGSYFTMEYSVDSAALFNPSIVEHPYQSELSLNEKRVILSLRATGEGHISSIVFRTGILDKNGNLTLEPMGSMLEEAQHIKRHIYDKKSFTNKLKEMDFHSIVPPALILDKLGDTFTYGELRKSAQEARASLHLAADKELLISQIVWLASSHYELQFSLDTNISERVIFPVSINEKNGIEDARFVKFTDDNGEIMYYATYTAYNGSTILPKLLYTKDFYHFNSLPIHGEIAQNKGMALFPRKINGKYAMLCRLDGFNNYIAFSDTINIWREAKLIQKPKFPWEMIQIGNCGSPIETDKGWLVLTHGVGPMREYAIGASLFDLDNPEIEIGRLKSPLLSPNEDEREGYVPNVVYSCGSMIHNDKLILPYAMSDYASTYATIKLNELLDELQKSKT
- a CDS encoding helix-turn-helix transcriptional regulator; its protein translation is MKNKSIHTFNTISEFHKISGLPKPEHPLVSLVDYGLVEYQTEEKEISWAQNFYTIGLKRNIQGKFHYGQQQYDFDEGLLSFVSSGQLVHLTVEKPKVKPTGFLLLIHPDFIWKTTLAKNIKQYDFFGYAVNEALFLSEKEETVITDIFLNIQREYHSNIDKFSQNIIIAQIELLLNYCERFYQRQFITRKKSSHQILERVENVLNEYFYNDDLINKGLPTARYIAGLLNVSPNYLGSLLKTLTGQTTQQHIHSKLIQKAKERLSTTGLSVSEIAYELGFEHPQSFSKLFKTKTNLSPLEFRQSFN
- a CDS encoding SDR family NAD(P)-dependent oxidoreductase, whose amino-acid sequence is MDTKKVWLVTGASKGLGLSLVKRLLNEGYKVVATSRTVESLEKEVGTSANFLPLEVNVTDETSVQNAIAKTLETFGTIDVVVNNAGYGQLGTLEELSDKEARQNFDTNVFGLLNVMRNIMPHLRNKKSGHIINISSIAGFLGAFPGWGIYNATKFAVAGLTEAFSAEAASLGIKSTIVYPGYFKTNFLLQGSLRLAENPIAEYKEARDLEVVHDTQIIGNQPGDPEKAALAFIQLAESENPPLHFFMGSDAFGMANNKIGILQNELSANETLSKSTNF
- a CDS encoding IS3 family transposase, with the protein product MKASSKTKQTGIASMSEVCALFHLKRDAFYKYIKRWERCKSLESQVIQLVKEERKEQPRVGVRKLHETLQPSFEAKQIKLGRDSLFNILRANNMLVKRKRAYAKTTNSYHHFHKYNNLIKELEITKPNQVWVSDITYIRTVKGFCYLALITDLYSRKIIGHDISDSLELSGCLRALKKALWHTRPAAGLIHHSDRGVQYCSHMYVNELKRKGINISMTEENHCYENAVAERVNGILKDEFYLDQCFFSTSHAKRATKNAIKLYNNKRLHLSLGYKTPNAVFKNVA
- a CDS encoding transposase: MYKNDGVTRRYSESFKLKILAELSTGKYSKRQLSRIYGIQSSTINEWIRKYDRKDLMNTRIMVQTKDEISRLKELQKEIEQLKKLLIKKDLDKLVQDSYLEVAAENLGYKSVEELKKNLNIKP